The following coding sequences lie in one Rothia sp. SD9660Na genomic window:
- a CDS encoding lipase family protein — MSKYTPRHAAPKNTGKRRVTALSLTALLALSMAPANATDTAPLTENSQAVQEAEALIQEALTSEGNSPAAIYNDAPEALAGGSFYDVPAQLPAANGALIKKENFTFKVDANNVIAHPVAQAQRIMYKSTDHRGNPVAVTGTALTTTKRWAGPGERPIIAMAPGTQGIGDSCAPSNQFAAGSEYESLVITSLLNAGYNVVVTDYIGLGTAGTHSYLNRVDQGNAVLDAARAATATELGLGSATSPIGLWGYSQGGGAVASAGELQASYAPELNLKGIYAGAVPANLQAVTSFIDGGLYTGFSLMGVVGLADSYGIDLSHKLSAEGQAALEAARDQCTLEAVGTFGFKNTRTLTASGQTLAREMTTDPQVSQIMAQNNLGQQGRHPEVPILIASSWGDDVIPYRTNRQLAADYCQQGSRVTFYTLAGVTHVAGIFEGIPRGLIFLDRQFKGLPSINSCWRF, encoded by the coding sequence ATGTCTAAATACACACCCCGTCACGCCGCGCCTAAAAACACTGGAAAACGCCGGGTAACGGCTCTTTCACTCACCGCCCTGCTGGCCCTGAGCATGGCCCCGGCCAACGCAACTGACACCGCACCCCTGACAGAAAACAGCCAGGCCGTACAAGAAGCAGAAGCACTCATTCAAGAAGCCCTCACCAGTGAGGGCAACAGCCCCGCAGCCATCTACAACGATGCCCCCGAAGCATTAGCTGGAGGAAGCTTCTACGACGTTCCGGCCCAACTACCTGCCGCTAACGGCGCCCTCATCAAGAAGGAAAACTTTACCTTCAAGGTCGACGCCAACAACGTCATTGCCCACCCAGTAGCCCAGGCCCAGCGGATTATGTATAAGTCCACCGACCACCGGGGCAACCCTGTGGCTGTCACCGGCACCGCACTCACCACCACTAAACGGTGGGCTGGCCCCGGCGAGCGTCCTATCATCGCCATGGCCCCCGGCACCCAGGGTATCGGGGACTCCTGTGCTCCCTCTAACCAGTTCGCAGCTGGTAGTGAGTACGAAAGCCTTGTCATCACCTCCCTGCTGAACGCTGGTTACAACGTCGTTGTTACCGACTACATCGGCCTGGGCACTGCTGGAACCCACAGCTACCTCAACCGTGTAGACCAGGGCAACGCAGTTCTGGACGCTGCCCGCGCAGCCACCGCCACCGAGCTTGGCCTGGGGAGTGCAACCTCACCCATCGGGCTGTGGGGTTACTCCCAGGGCGGTGGTGCGGTGGCATCTGCCGGTGAACTCCAAGCAAGCTACGCCCCCGAACTCAATCTCAAGGGCATCTACGCAGGTGCTGTACCTGCCAATCTACAGGCGGTTACCAGCTTCATTGACGGCGGTCTCTACACAGGCTTCTCCCTAATGGGCGTTGTGGGCCTGGCCGATAGCTACGGCATCGACCTGAGCCACAAACTCTCAGCCGAAGGGCAGGCTGCCCTTGAGGCAGCGCGTGACCAGTGCACCCTAGAGGCCGTCGGAACCTTTGGTTTCAAGAACACCCGCACCCTCACCGCCAGCGGCCAGACCCTAGCTCGCGAAATGACCACCGACCCCCAGGTCTCCCAGATCATGGCGCAAAATAACCTGGGTCAGCAGGGGCGGCACCCTGAAGTGCCGATCCTTATCGCATCCTCCTGGGGCGATGATGTGATCCCCTACAGGACCAACCGTCAGCTGGCAGCCGACTACTGCCAGCAGGGTTCCCGGGTCACCTTCTATACCCTGGCAGGTGTCACCCACGTAGCCGGTATTTTTGAAGGCATCCCCCGCGGTCTGATTTTCCTGGATCGTCAGTTCAAGGGTCTCCCCAGCATCAACTCCTGCTGGCGGTTCTAG
- the udk gene encoding uridine kinase: MKPLIIGIAGGTGSGKTTLTNSLLEKFDGQVGVIYHDNYYKRNDHLTYEQRCLLNYDAPEAFDNDLLVTHLKALITGQTIETPVYDFADHNRSDETLIVEPQPIIILEGILIFAEPEIRDLCDIKLFVDTDADVRILRRLRRDVIERGRTIESVEAQYLTTVKPMHELHVEPSKRHVDMIIPEGVNVVALDMLFHRITGQIGTQAG; the protein is encoded by the coding sequence ATGAAACCCCTGATTATCGGTATCGCCGGTGGCACCGGCTCCGGCAAGACCACCCTAACCAACTCCCTGCTTGAAAAGTTTGATGGCCAGGTAGGCGTGATTTATCACGACAACTACTACAAACGCAATGACCACCTCACCTACGAACAGCGCTGCCTGCTGAACTACGATGCGCCCGAAGCTTTCGACAATGATCTTCTAGTGACCCACCTTAAAGCCCTCATCACGGGGCAGACCATCGAGACCCCTGTCTACGATTTCGCGGATCACAACCGGTCAGATGAGACTCTCATCGTTGAACCCCAGCCCATCATCATCCTTGAGGGCATCCTGATTTTCGCTGAGCCTGAAATTCGCGACCTGTGCGATATCAAGCTCTTTGTAGATACCGACGCCGATGTGCGCATCCTGCGCCGCTTGCGTCGCGACGTCATCGAACGGGGCCGTACTATTGAGTCGGTTGAGGCCCAGTACCTTACCACCGTCAAGCCCATGCATGAGCTGCATGTGGAGCCCTCAAAGCGCCACGTAGACATGATTATCCCCGAGGGGGTCAACGTGGTTGCTCTCGATATGCTGTTCCACCGTATTACCGGCCAGATTGGTACCCAGGCAGGTTAG
- a CDS encoding PspA/IM30 family protein, with product MAKQTIFSRIAQLTKANINALIDAAEDPQKMLDQMVRDYTNNIAEAEQAVAQTIGNLRMLEEDHAEDLREAGEWGAKALAASNKADEFRAAGNTANADKFDNLAKIALGRQMQAENEASAIKPQIESQTAVVEQLKTGLAQMKEKLNEIKRKRDELVARQKSAAAQSQVNDALKAFDIMDSTSEISRFEDKVRREEARVRGQQELAASSLDAQFNDLEELGRQSELEARLAALKAGKQ from the coding sequence ATGGCTAAGCAGACTATTTTCAGCCGCATCGCCCAGCTCACCAAGGCCAACATTAACGCCCTGATTGACGCCGCTGAAGACCCTCAGAAGATGCTCGATCAGATGGTGCGCGACTACACCAACAACATCGCCGAAGCAGAACAGGCTGTTGCCCAGACCATCGGCAACCTGCGCATGCTCGAAGAAGACCACGCCGAAGACCTACGCGAAGCAGGCGAATGGGGCGCTAAGGCCCTGGCAGCTTCAAATAAGGCCGACGAGTTCCGGGCGGCAGGCAACACCGCTAACGCCGACAAGTTCGATAACCTGGCCAAGATCGCCCTGGGCCGCCAGATGCAGGCAGAGAATGAGGCCTCCGCCATCAAGCCCCAGATTGAGTCTCAGACCGCCGTTGTTGAACAACTCAAGACCGGTCTGGCCCAGATGAAGGAGAAGCTGAACGAAATCAAGCGCAAGCGCGATGAACTCGTAGCCCGCCAGAAGTCAGCCGCGGCCCAGTCCCAGGTCAACGACGCTCTCAAGGCCTTTGACATCATGGACTCCACCAGCGAAATCTCCCGTTTCGAAGACAAGGTACGCCGCGAAGAAGCCCGCGTACGCGGCCAGCAGGAGCTCGCAGCATCCTCCCTCGATGCCCAGTTCAATGACCTTGAAGAACTCGGCCGCCAGTCAGAGCTCGAAGCCCGCCTAGCAGCGCTCAAGGCCGGCAAGCAGTAA
- a CDS encoding TPM domain-containing protein, whose protein sequence is MSRKPATTALLALALALGISPATLAAAPYDLDAGVRVSDTTSSLGDTSSLEGAISQLASDEQVNLFVVTIDQFESPSSSSEWTSDFATLNNMGTNDVVLVIATEARQAYFMAGSTSVLSTSQQEKIYQNYIYPELANSDYAAAALAAVTGIEAELGSGSVVSGNSGALVGGATLLSVAAIAGGGAWAFSRSRASARKNTGGSRSGHPTSSQPLPSIEELRTRAGAQLVATDDAIAHSQQEVEFARLQYGDDEVKPFLAAIEAAKNHMQRSFQLQKQLDDEIPDAEADQRAWLNEIIARTEDAQKALNEQVANFTNLRKLEETAPQALATLNQGIASAAPLFPAAQAALDRLGTLYSPSAFGAVADNISEAQARLDFARQEAKEAEDLLDTQRSQAILALRAGEEALGQARGLLESIHHAETDLGKMAASLDNALILADRDVAQAQELARSGAGSSSQLSGAAAGVQAVLGQIRAERSAGLIDPYLLNQRLHEVRSDLDTALDAVRQTHEQERSARETLGHTLVSAQAQVSSASEYVWARRGGVKAEARTRLREAERHLTEAQQLQHSDPIAALSHANDAIRLAGEAQRMARSDVDRFNQRNGYSGGGNYNSAMLGGILLGTLLGGSNHSSGGSFGSGGFGSGGFGGGMGGGTFGGGFGGGGSWGDGGGAGGNF, encoded by the coding sequence ATGTCACGCAAACCTGCCACCACTGCCCTGCTTGCCCTTGCTTTGGCGCTGGGAATATCGCCCGCTACCCTGGCAGCGGCCCCCTACGATTTGGACGCCGGGGTTCGGGTCAGCGACACCACCTCCTCGCTGGGAGACACAAGTTCGTTAGAGGGCGCCATCAGCCAGCTTGCCAGTGACGAACAGGTCAATCTCTTTGTTGTGACCATTGATCAGTTCGAAAGCCCCAGCTCCTCTTCGGAGTGGACCAGTGACTTTGCCACCCTCAACAATATGGGCACCAACGACGTGGTATTGGTCATCGCTACCGAAGCCCGCCAGGCCTACTTTATGGCAGGATCCACCTCGGTTCTTTCTACCAGCCAGCAGGAGAAGATTTATCAGAATTACATCTACCCTGAGCTAGCGAACTCCGACTATGCGGCCGCTGCGCTGGCTGCGGTCACCGGTATCGAGGCTGAACTCGGTTCTGGTTCAGTAGTGTCAGGTAATTCGGGAGCGCTCGTGGGTGGTGCTACCCTCCTGAGCGTAGCCGCCATCGCTGGCGGCGGGGCCTGGGCTTTTAGCCGCTCACGGGCGTCCGCGCGCAAAAACACCGGAGGCAGCCGCAGCGGGCACCCCACCTCATCCCAGCCCCTGCCCTCCATTGAAGAGCTTCGTACTCGGGCAGGTGCCCAGCTGGTCGCCACCGATGACGCCATCGCCCACTCCCAGCAGGAAGTTGAGTTCGCCCGCCTGCAGTACGGTGATGACGAGGTCAAACCCTTCCTGGCTGCCATCGAGGCGGCGAAGAACCACATGCAGCGCTCCTTCCAGCTGCAAAAACAGCTGGACGATGAAATCCCCGACGCTGAAGCCGACCAGAGGGCCTGGCTGAACGAAATTATTGCCCGCACCGAAGACGCCCAGAAGGCCCTCAACGAGCAGGTTGCCAACTTCACTAACCTACGCAAGCTCGAAGAAACCGCGCCCCAGGCTCTCGCTACCCTCAACCAGGGCATAGCCTCAGCAGCTCCGCTCTTTCCCGCCGCCCAGGCAGCCCTCGACCGCCTCGGTACCCTCTACTCCCCCAGTGCTTTCGGGGCGGTAGCAGACAACATCAGTGAGGCCCAAGCCCGCCTAGACTTTGCCCGGCAAGAGGCTAAGGAGGCAGAAGATTTACTGGACACCCAGCGAAGCCAGGCTATTCTTGCCCTGCGCGCGGGTGAAGAAGCTCTCGGCCAGGCCAGAGGGCTGCTCGAGTCTATTCATCACGCTGAAACCGATTTGGGCAAGATGGCAGCCTCACTCGATAACGCTCTGATTTTGGCTGACCGCGACGTTGCCCAGGCTCAGGAGCTAGCCCGCAGCGGAGCAGGCAGCAGCAGCCAGCTCTCCGGTGCTGCCGCCGGGGTTCAGGCCGTACTCGGCCAGATTCGAGCCGAACGCTCCGCCGGGCTAATTGACCCCTACCTGCTCAACCAGCGGCTCCACGAAGTACGGTCAGACCTAGATACTGCCCTCGATGCGGTGCGCCAAACCCACGAACAAGAGCGCAGCGCCCGTGAAACCCTGGGCCACACCCTGGTATCTGCCCAGGCCCAGGTATCATCAGCCAGCGAATACGTCTGGGCACGACGAGGCGGCGTAAAGGCAGAAGCCCGCACCCGTCTCCGCGAAGCAGAACGCCACCTCACCGAGGCCCAGCAGCTCCAGCACAGCGACCCCATCGCTGCCCTATCTCACGCCAATGATGCTATCCGCCTCGCCGGGGAAGCCCAGCGCATGGCCCGCTCCGATGTGGATCGTTTCAACCAGCGCAACGGCTACTCCGGCGGCGGCAACTACAACTCAGCTATGCTCGGCGGCATCCTGCTCGGCACCCTACTCGGGGGCAGCAACCACAGCTCTGGCGGCAGCTTCGGGTCAGGTGGATTTGGCTCAGGCGGCTTTGGCGGCGGTATGGGCGGTGGCACCTTCGGCGGAGGCTTCGGCGGTGGAGGTAGCTGGGGCGACGGCGGAGGTGCCGGGGGCAATTTCTAG
- a CDS encoding trypsin-like peptidase domain-containing protein — translation MSQNLWEPTPDSSSADRTVPMNQQQVAASATGASSPDDPTTVFAAQQAPAAGVYAYAGAAAGTSYTGDYAALAGQLEQNKGKHATRTVLAAAAIAALVGGGIGGGVVAATSTGAASSITTTSSGTTIVNNTDSVNAVTAAAAKATPSTVTIAATSSNASGSGSGVILDTEGHILTNTHVVTLDGATANAAVEVQLADGTVRSATVVGTDPTSDLAVIKIDDTSGLTLTPATLGDSDALNVGDTTVAIGAPLGLSNTVTTGIVSNLVRTIEVASSAADESTSDSGSSTTDPFGSSPFQFEIPGQQSQSTASSSTIAINVIQTDAAVNPGNSGGALINSDGEVIGINVAIASTDSSSTSTSGNIGVGFAIPINYAKRVAQEIIDNGSATHGMLGATVSTSPANNDSSEAFGDGALIQEATSGGAAEAAGLKSGDVVTAVDGRSISEATELIAAVRQAAAGDEVTLTVERNGSTQQITVTLGDAANS, via the coding sequence ATGTCACAGAACTTATGGGAACCCACCCCCGATTCGTCGTCCGCTGATCGTACTGTTCCTATGAACCAGCAGCAGGTAGCGGCCTCCGCCACGGGTGCCTCCAGCCCGGACGATCCCACTACCGTTTTTGCCGCCCAGCAGGCTCCTGCCGCCGGGGTCTACGCCTACGCAGGCGCTGCCGCCGGTACCTCTTACACCGGCGACTACGCTGCTCTTGCCGGCCAGCTCGAACAGAACAAGGGTAAGCACGCAACCCGCACCGTCCTGGCAGCAGCTGCTATCGCTGCCCTGGTCGGTGGAGGTATCGGCGGTGGCGTAGTAGCCGCAACCTCAACCGGTGCAGCCTCAAGCATCACAACCACCAGCTCTGGCACCACCATCGTCAATAACACCGACTCCGTCAACGCTGTTACCGCTGCTGCTGCCAAGGCGACCCCCTCCACCGTCACCATCGCAGCAACCTCATCGAACGCTTCCGGCTCCGGCTCCGGCGTTATTCTCGACACTGAGGGGCATATCCTCACCAATACCCACGTGGTCACTCTCGACGGAGCTACCGCTAACGCCGCCGTTGAAGTGCAGCTAGCTGATGGCACCGTCCGCTCCGCCACAGTGGTCGGCACCGACCCCACCAGCGACCTGGCTGTCATCAAGATTGACGACACCAGTGGACTCACCCTAACACCTGCCACCCTCGGTGACTCAGATGCTCTGAACGTAGGTGATACCACCGTTGCTATCGGTGCGCCCCTGGGGCTGTCTAACACCGTGACCACCGGTATCGTCTCGAACCTGGTGAGAACCATCGAGGTAGCCTCATCGGCAGCCGACGAATCCACCAGCGACTCCGGGAGCAGCACCACCGACCCGTTCGGCAGCTCACCCTTCCAATTTGAGATTCCCGGCCAGCAGAGCCAGAGCACCGCCTCAAGCTCCACCATCGCCATCAACGTCATTCAGACCGACGCTGCGGTGAACCCCGGCAACTCCGGCGGTGCACTCATCAACTCTGACGGCGAGGTTATTGGCATCAACGTCGCGATTGCCTCCACCGACTCATCCAGCACTTCCACCAGCGGCAACATCGGTGTTGGCTTCGCTATCCCCATCAACTACGCTAAGCGGGTAGCCCAGGAAATCATCGATAACGGATCAGCCACCCACGGCATGCTGGGAGCTACCGTCTCCACCTCACCCGCCAACAACGACTCATCCGAAGCCTTCGGCGACGGTGCCCTGATTCAGGAGGCCACCAGCGGAGGAGCCGCTGAAGCTGCCGGCCTAAAGTCAGGCGACGTGGTCACCGCCGTTGACGGGCGTAGCATCAGCGAGGCAACTGAGTTGATCGCCGCCGTCCGCCAGGCAGCAGCCGGTGATGAAGTGACTCTCACCGTTGAGCGCAACGGCTCAACCCAGCAGATCACCGTGACCCTGGGAGATGCCGCTAATAGCTAG
- a CDS encoding tRNA (cytidine(34)-2'-O)-methyltransferase translates to MFKILFYTPEIPGNTGNAIRLAAITGAELHLVKPLGFNFEDANLRRAGLDYHDLAVMTVHETLEDAWEALAPARVFAFTTTAATNFADIAYQEGDVLMFGPESVGLPEHVQNDPHVTQRVKIPMVPGRRSLNLANSASIAVFEAWRQHGFAGGAI, encoded by the coding sequence GTGTTCAAGATTCTTTTTTATACCCCTGAAATTCCCGGCAACACCGGTAACGCGATTCGTCTTGCCGCTATCACAGGTGCAGAGCTGCACCTGGTCAAGCCCCTGGGTTTTAACTTCGAGGACGCTAACCTGCGCAGAGCTGGCCTCGACTACCACGACCTAGCGGTCATGACCGTTCACGAGACCCTTGAGGACGCCTGGGAGGCCCTAGCCCCTGCCCGCGTCTTTGCCTTTACCACCACGGCCGCCACTAACTTTGCTGATATTGCCTACCAGGAGGGGGACGTGCTCATGTTCGGCCCCGAATCGGTCGGGTTGCCCGAGCACGTACAGAATGACCCGCACGTCACCCAGCGGGTCAAAATCCCGATGGTTCCGGGCCGCCGCTCCCTCAACCTGGCCAATAGCGCCTCGATTGCGGTGTTTGAGGCCTGGCGCCAGCACGGCTTTGCAGGTGGAGCAATTTAG